The Collimonas sp. PA-H2 genome contains a region encoding:
- a CDS encoding ABC transporter ATP-binding protein, with the protein MPQSSSVNPATVSARAPAIDVQHLSKRVADASGELVILDDINFNVQGGTTLAIVGASGSGKSTLLGLLAGLDTPSAGTVRIDGSDIFSLDEDGRAGLRKEKLGFVFQSFQLLSHLSALENVMLPLELRGDKDARQKAQAKLERVGLGSRLQHYPKYLSGGEQQRVALARAFVTEPPLLFADEPTGSLDAATGDAVIQLMFDLNQERGSTLVLVTHDASIAELCRQTITIAAGRLLRPGDTAATDKQIFQ; encoded by the coding sequence ATGCCTCAGTCCTCTTCTGTTAATCCTGCAACGGTCAGTGCCAGGGCGCCTGCCATCGATGTCCAGCACTTGAGCAAGCGGGTCGCCGACGCCAGCGGCGAGCTGGTGATTCTTGATGATATCAATTTTAACGTCCAGGGCGGCACCACGCTGGCGATTGTCGGCGCCTCGGGTTCCGGCAAATCGACTTTGCTGGGCTTGCTGGCTGGCCTGGATACGCCGTCCGCGGGCACGGTGCGCATTGACGGCAGCGATATTTTTTCGCTGGACGAAGACGGCCGCGCCGGATTGCGCAAGGAAAAACTTGGGTTCGTGTTCCAGTCTTTCCAGTTGCTGAGCCATCTGAGCGCGCTGGAAAACGTCATGCTGCCGCTCGAACTGCGTGGCGACAAAGATGCGCGGCAAAAGGCGCAAGCCAAGCTGGAGCGGGTTGGCCTGGGCAGTCGTTTGCAGCATTATCCTAAATACCTGTCGGGCGGCGAACAGCAGCGGGTGGCGCTGGCGCGTGCTTTCGTCACCGAGCCGCCGCTGCTGTTTGCCGACGAGCCTACCGGCAGCCTTGACGCTGCTACCGGCGATGCGGTGATCCAACTGATGTTCGATCTGAACCAGGAACGCGGCTCTACCTTGGTGCTGGTGACGCACGATGCCTCGATTGCCGAGCTGTGCCGCCAGACCATTACCATCGCTGCCGGACGTTTGCTGCGGCCAGGCGATACGGCGGCGACAGATAAGCAAATATTTCAGTAA
- a CDS encoding arylesterase, whose protein sequence is MTGKIASSSRRALLLLGLLALVWTNNAYSASKSILVLGDSLSAEYGLARGSGWVALLQQRLRAEKIDATITNASISGETTSGGKTRLPALLQQKPDIVIIELGGNDALRGLQLSATESNLKAMISAAQQAKSRVLLVGMRIPPNYGRDYTEKFFSQYATVAKQTKVPLVPFLLDGVADKTDMFQADRIHPLAQAHPIILNNVWSGLKPLLAK, encoded by the coding sequence ATGACCGGCAAGATCGCCAGCAGTTCGCGGCGGGCACTCTTGCTGCTTGGGCTGCTGGCTCTAGTATGGACGAACAATGCCTATTCTGCATCAAAATCGATCCTGGTGTTAGGCGACAGCCTTTCCGCCGAATACGGACTGGCGCGCGGCAGCGGCTGGGTGGCGTTGCTGCAGCAGCGGCTGCGGGCGGAAAAAATCGACGCCACCATCACCAATGCCAGCATCAGCGGCGAGACCACCAGCGGCGGCAAGACGCGCCTGCCGGCTTTGCTGCAGCAAAAGCCTGACATCGTCATCATCGAGCTGGGCGGCAACGATGCCTTGCGCGGCCTGCAGCTGAGCGCTACCGAAAGCAACCTGAAGGCCATGATCAGCGCAGCGCAGCAAGCAAAGTCGAGGGTGCTGCTGGTTGGCATGCGGATTCCGCCGAATTACGGCCGCGACTACACCGAAAAATTCTTTTCGCAGTATGCGACAGTGGCGAAACAAACCAAGGTGCCGCTGGTGCCCTTTCTGCTGGACGGCGTCGCCGACAAAACGGACATGTTCCAGGCGGACCGGATCCACCCGCTTGCCCAGGCGCATCCGATCATCTTGAATAACGTCTGGTCTGGATTGAAGCCGCTGCTGGCGAAATAG